A single Musa acuminata AAA Group cultivar baxijiao chromosome BXJ2-1, Cavendish_Baxijiao_AAA, whole genome shotgun sequence DNA region contains:
- the LOC135598230 gene encoding premnaspirodiene oxygenase-like, with protein sequence MEHLLLASIPIVVATMLFLIIFIKKEFSKSEAQYPRPPPGPWGLPIIGCMHHMTSRLPFRVFRHLSLTYGLLMLVRIGRVDFAVASSREVAQEILKNQDPNFAARPELVVADIICYGCSDVIFSPYGPYWKQLRYICFMELLRTKRIRSSASIKQEETLNLIRDISTATQPINLSEKLFRMSNAIISRAAIGARSKHQETFILIAREVIDVLGGFYVVDTFSSLKLLHVLSGVKFKLQRIRRWLYKIFDDIVKEHEVKVKIDGDINRNNLCIGTNTRRPKYAAE encoded by the coding sequence ATGGAGCATCTTCTCTTGGCTTCCATCCCCATCGTAGTCGCCACCATGCTCTTCTTGATCATATTCatcaagaaagaattcagcaagtcCGAAGCCCAATACCCGCGACCACCCCCTGGTCCGTGGGGGCTGCCAATCATCGGATGCATGCACCACATGACCAGCCGGCTCCCCTTCCGCGTATTCCGCCACCTCTCTCTCACCTATGGGCTGCTCATGCTTGTCAGAATTGGCCGGGTAGACTTCGCGGTGGCCTCCTCCCGGGAAGTCGCCCAAGAGATCTTGAAGAACCAAGACCCCAACTTCGCCGCGCGACCGGAGCTCGTCGTAGCAGATATCATCTGCTACGGTTGCTCCGACGTTATCTTCTCCCCCTATGGCCCCTACTGGAAGCAACTGCGCTACATCTGCTTCATGGAGCTGCTCCGAACCAAGCGCATCCGGTCTTCCGCCTCCATCAAGCAGGAAGAGACCCTTAACTTGATCCGAGACATCTCTACGGCAACACAGCCGATCAACCTGAGCGAGAAGCTCTTCAGAATGTCCAACGCCATCATATCCCGGGCGGCGATTGGCGCACGAAGCAAGCACCAGGAGACGTTCATCTTGATCGCCAGGGAGGTCATCGACGTGCTTGGAGGGTTCTATGTCGTCGACACGTTTTCGTCGCTAAAGCTCCTCCATGTCCTGTCAGGTGTCAAGTTCAAGTTGCAGAGGATACGTCGGTGGCTTTATAAGATCTTTGATGACATAGTTAAGGAACATGAGGTTAAGGTCAagattgatggggatataaacaggaataacctttgtataggaacaaatactagaagaccaaaatatgcagcggaataa